In one window of Legionella fallonii LLAP-10 DNA:
- a CDS encoding IS5 family transposase, with product MERKSYRGDLTDKQWQLIGPHLPPEKERGRPRTTNLREVVNALLYQLRTGCQWDMMPEGFPPKSTVNGYFNAWKRDGTLDEINRVLRESIRGRNRMPSASIIDSQTSKTASVSESTGYDGAKKTKGRKRHIAVDVLGLLLAVIVHSATIDERSGAKLLMQRVKQWFPTLLKVWADGGYTGNTLQNWFLSVCQCILEIVKRPRKKFQIVKWRWIVERSFGWLNWYRRLSKDHEYYEESAEASIKLAFINVMIHRLQPG from the coding sequence ATGGAACGGAAATCTTATCGCGGTGATTTAACTGACAAGCAGTGGCAACTTATTGGACCTCATCTACCGCCAGAGAAAGAACGCGGAAGACCAAGAACAACCAATCTACGTGAAGTAGTTAACGCCCTACTGTATCAGTTAAGAACAGGCTGCCAGTGGGATATGATGCCCGAAGGGTTTCCCCCGAAGTCAACGGTAAACGGTTACTTCAATGCATGGAAACGTGATGGCACATTGGATGAAATAAACCGGGTTTTGCGCGAAAGTATCCGCGGGCGTAACCGTATGCCCAGTGCATCAATTATTGATAGCCAAACCAGTAAAACAGCTTCTGTTTCTGAATCTACAGGTTACGATGGAGCGAAGAAAACCAAAGGACGGAAGCGCCATATTGCCGTTGATGTGCTTGGTTTATTACTCGCTGTTATTGTGCACTCAGCAACAATTGATGAACGCAGTGGCGCAAAACTATTGATGCAGCGCGTGAAGCAATGGTTCCCAACTCTATTGAAGGTTTGGGCTGATGGCGGCTACACTGGAAACACGCTACAGAACTGGTTTTTATCCGTATGTCAGTGCATCCTCGAAATTGTTAAACGGCCGCGTAAAAAATTTCAAATTGTGAAATGGAGATGGATTGTTGAGCGCTCTTTTGGATGGCTAAACTGGTACAGAAGACTGAGCAAAGACCACGAATATTATGAAGAGAGCGCTGAAGCATCGATTAAACTTGCCTTTATCAATGTGATGATTCATCGACTTCAGCCCGGGTAG
- a CDS encoding tetratricopeptide repeat protein, whose translation MLSKTDKFNNQGERALQNKDYNRALELFDKALKKNPKNGLFFYNKGLAHLGLGEYPSAIIAFEQAELLEPGLKVQISGKKREVIALSAKMSREDLDQYSTPSEEFFRFDLCSKTYQMKLAQLCQFHQNLKTLNYAQKIEWIITLMEFSFCYYNRDISPMPFVNPGFIESTESGRKRRLKKMERIIKILVGKAEEGHHAEFFDSYLLAICKNLEDDIFLQDSQLVFRMIFEAMHQLPRKERTELIEHLPWGTNSWYFFEFCSTFFKSKEYTSPIPFVIRKEDLEEELGDGKQLKGPLTHFHRSLMEDSCLVKAVIPDLLVDDLPKLHRFFLSVKANLANPASLIDPLEELNNLKPLLWYFKQSYQLVKLTALIPREFNSPITFHHLDNEKTIELSPLINLFMLDYTPDFTSNIKSKLAFIRRIQLIGEIFTRRGWGGQVDSIDFMDPEILSDIRNGLCHVEDLHSTALIDDLEQNNATIMALYSEFVHLREVIYKVIKQRQNSFSPWPDTSTPFQEWQGPVYAYWDTVKEYYKAPTPFNFNTFIPNKTLLPEAKMTSFLQMLNPNAPLYTKMCRMLSGQEAFIEVSSEELQSLLNPGIKKGPASKILKAAFKEYKALRGQESKKITAHKKAQEEGIKSTKRSTMASDFPCLRQLGIASIKELHSPDKMDLNDLLNFLKSRLSLLEQLFISSGINLAAKKSICIGFINSIIINDIEAQLACSYLIPQIVSILTKLEKLHLLATIHPQLPSCMVELVSLRNALEHNDPVIDSKDDAFIHMRSKISLLMGTVTYELLVTFSEHIMTVNPDLLIDLSGDIIEEEGEKSKSTQALNVSGLIYPPTQTISIVDGNPFVFFPSGTLNETSNNSSVKTEDQKPLMDMQ comes from the coding sequence GTGTTATCAAAAACTGATAAATTCAACAATCAAGGCGAACGCGCTTTGCAAAATAAAGATTATAACAGAGCACTAGAATTATTTGATAAAGCACTAAAGAAAAACCCAAAAAATGGCCTTTTCTTCTATAATAAAGGGCTTGCGCATCTAGGGCTTGGGGAGTATCCCTCTGCTATTATTGCTTTTGAACAAGCTGAGCTTTTGGAGCCCGGATTGAAAGTTCAGATAAGCGGTAAAAAGAGAGAGGTTATAGCGTTATCGGCAAAGATGAGTCGAGAAGACCTCGATCAATACAGTACCCCTTCAGAAGAGTTTTTTCGCTTTGATCTTTGCTCAAAAACCTATCAAATGAAATTGGCTCAATTATGTCAATTTCACCAAAATCTAAAAACACTTAATTACGCTCAAAAAATTGAGTGGATTATTACGTTAATGGAGTTCTCCTTTTGCTATTACAATCGTGACATTAGCCCTATGCCCTTCGTAAATCCAGGTTTTATTGAATCAACAGAGTCTGGTAGAAAAAGACGTTTGAAAAAAATGGAACGAATTATAAAAATTCTGGTCGGAAAAGCAGAGGAAGGTCATCATGCAGAATTTTTTGACTCATACCTCTTAGCGATATGCAAAAATTTGGAAGATGATATATTTCTTCAAGACAGCCAATTAGTGTTTCGTATGATTTTTGAAGCAATGCATCAACTTCCCAGAAAGGAGCGCACTGAATTAATCGAGCACTTACCTTGGGGTACGAATTCTTGGTATTTTTTTGAATTTTGCAGCACTTTTTTTAAATCAAAGGAGTATACGAGTCCCATTCCCTTTGTCATAAGAAAAGAGGACCTTGAGGAAGAACTGGGTGATGGTAAACAACTCAAAGGCCCCTTAACTCATTTTCATCGCTCTTTAATGGAAGACAGCTGTCTGGTAAAAGCAGTAATTCCTGATCTTTTAGTTGATGACTTACCCAAACTACATCGTTTTTTCCTCTCTGTTAAAGCCAATTTGGCAAATCCCGCGTCTTTAATTGACCCATTAGAAGAACTAAATAATTTAAAACCCTTATTATGGTATTTTAAGCAATCTTATCAATTGGTTAAGTTAACGGCTCTAATACCAAGGGAATTTAATTCACCAATAACATTCCATCATCTTGATAACGAAAAAACTATTGAACTGTCCCCGTTAATAAATTTATTTATGCTCGATTACACTCCTGATTTTACTAGTAATATAAAAAGCAAACTCGCCTTCATTAGACGGATACAACTAATTGGTGAAATTTTCACAAGAAGAGGCTGGGGTGGGCAAGTAGACAGTATAGACTTCATGGATCCAGAAATCCTCTCGGATATTAGAAATGGGCTATGTCATGTTGAAGATCTTCATTCCACCGCTTTAATTGATGATCTTGAACAAAATAATGCAACCATAATGGCTTTATATTCTGAATTTGTTCATTTGCGAGAAGTTATCTATAAGGTGATCAAACAAAGACAGAATAGCTTTAGTCCTTGGCCTGATACCTCTACCCCTTTCCAAGAATGGCAAGGTCCAGTATATGCATATTGGGATACCGTCAAAGAGTATTATAAGGCTCCCACACCTTTTAATTTCAATACATTCATTCCTAACAAGACATTGCTTCCAGAGGCCAAAATGACCTCCTTTTTGCAAATGCTTAATCCAAATGCACCTTTATATACTAAAATGTGCAGAATGCTTAGCGGACAAGAAGCCTTTATTGAAGTCAGCAGTGAGGAATTACAAAGCCTTCTTAATCCTGGAATAAAAAAAGGCCCAGCTTCTAAAATTTTAAAAGCTGCTTTTAAAGAGTACAAGGCCCTAAGAGGTCAGGAGTCTAAAAAGATAACCGCACATAAAAAAGCACAGGAAGAAGGAATTAAAAGCACTAAACGAAGCACCATGGCTTCAGACTTTCCCTGTCTACGCCAGCTAGGTATCGCATCAATCAAGGAACTTCATTCACCAGATAAAATGGATTTAAATGACCTCCTTAATTTTCTAAAATCACGCCTCTCTCTTTTAGAACAATTATTTATTAGTTCTGGTATTAATCTTGCTGCAAAAAAATCCATCTGTATCGGATTTATTAACTCAATCATTATTAACGATATAGAAGCACAGTTGGCATGTTCTTATCTGATACCTCAAATCGTCTCAATACTTACCAAACTAGAAAAGTTACATCTTTTGGCAACAATTCATCCCCAATTACCTTCATGTATGGTTGAGCTGGTGAGTTTAAGAAATGCTCTTGAACATAATGACCCTGTTATTGACAGTAAAGACGATGCATTTATTCACATGCGAAGTAAAATCAGTCTCTTAATGGGGACGGTAACTTATGAATTACTCGTTACATTCTCTGAGCATATCATGACCGTTAATCCCGACTTATTAATTGATTTATCTGGGGATATTATTGAAGAGGAAGGAGAGAAATCAAAAAGCACCCAGGCATTAAATGTTTCAGGTTTAATCTATCCCCCAACGCAAACAATAAGCATTGTTGATGGGAATCCATTTGTATTCTTCCCCTCAGGGACATTAAATGAGACCTCAAATAATTCTTCCGTCAAAACAGAAGACCAGAAACCTCTGATGGACATGCAATGA
- a CDS encoding leucine-rich repeat domain-containing protein: protein MRPEILEKITANKNMTTISLVDMEIEDYEIKEIIETIKQRKPTPTIIDLDRNKITDEGAVTLSEQLSDFNEITQLSIQFNNIGRIGAIHLFRLKKDFSELDILFHGNKIKNVSEMDEIEHLALQETPRLS from the coding sequence ATGAGACCAGAAATATTAGAAAAAATTACTGCGAATAAGAATATGACAACAATAAGTTTAGTAGATATGGAAATCGAGGATTATGAAATCAAAGAAATAATAGAAACGATAAAACAAAGGAAACCTACCCCTACCATCATTGATTTGGATAGGAATAAGATTACGGATGAAGGTGCGGTTACTTTAAGTGAACAACTAAGCGATTTTAATGAAATTACTCAGCTCAGCATACAGTTCAACAATATAGGCAGAATAGGTGCAATTCATTTATTTCGTCTGAAGAAGGATTTTTCTGAACTCGATATTTTATTTCATGGAAACAAAATTAAAAATGTAAGTGAAATGGATGAAATTGAGCACTTGGCGCTTCAAGAAACTCCAAGATTAAGTTGA
- a CDS encoding septal ring lytic transglycosylase RlpA family protein, with amino-acid sequence MRLASKTMQYFVITGLLVSLTACMKTKPLGHEIASYKVKGKVYTPVRSAKGYKARGLASFYSKRLHHHKTSNGERYNMYSMTAAHPTLPFNTRLRVKNVKNGRTVVVRINDRGPFYSSRIIDLSYAAASRLGITSSSMVEIQALN; translated from the coding sequence ATGAGATTAGCCAGTAAAACTATGCAATATTTTGTCATTACAGGATTGTTAGTTAGTTTAACCGCCTGTATGAAAACAAAGCCTCTCGGACATGAAATAGCTTCTTATAAAGTTAAGGGTAAAGTATATACACCTGTTAGATCTGCAAAAGGGTACAAAGCACGAGGACTCGCTTCGTTTTATAGTAAACGCCTCCATCATCATAAGACATCTAATGGAGAGCGATACAATATGTATTCTATGACGGCTGCACATCCTACGCTTCCATTTAATACCCGACTACGAGTTAAGAATGTAAAAAATGGACGAACAGTGGTGGTTCGTATTAATGATCGTGGCCCCTTTTATAGTTCGCGAATTATAGATCTTTCTTATGCGGCTGCAAGTCGCCTGGGAATCACAAGTTCTTCTATGGTAGAAATACAGGCTCTAAATTAG
- a CDS encoding ABC transporter ATP-binding protein, with product MENTAEINQLSVAFQSGHKTISAIDRVSFNLYPGETLVLLGESGCGKSLTSLAMMRLLPRTGVYGVDSQLYVNGVDILNLPERMMRQLRGRRLAMIFQEPMTSLNPVMTIGEQISEILIRHHDFTRTELKEALLSLLNEVEMPQPHIKIHQYPHQLSGGQKQRVVIAMALACKPDVLIADEPTTALDVTIQAQILALLKKIQQSHKMSLLLITHDLGVAREMADRVCVMYAGQVVEQASAQDFFSQVGHPYVQQLLASLPSFAKREEKLSVITGSVPVLDALPSGCRFHTRCIYVFERCKQEEPQLQVINNRLLRCHLYPDLNQLPPLEKNKLVWNVTNEQTETILNVKDLSVHFEQKKGIFSRHKVIFKAVDGLSFHLQKGKTLALVGESGCGKTSTSRALLRLLPVAGGEIRYKEQNILSLKGRALRRYRKQVQIIFQDPFSSMNPRMTVSEIIAEGMYAQGVKHSLINTKLKKLINQVNLPSTSLERYPHQFSGGQRQRICIARALATEPDILICDEPTSALDVSVQAQILNLLKELQQETGISYLFITHNMGVVSYIADDVLVMKDGVAVEFGSCHRILKHPEHPYTRQLLSAVLDLS from the coding sequence ATGGAAAACACTGCAGAAATTAATCAATTATCAGTTGCTTTTCAAAGTGGCCATAAAACTATTTCTGCAATTGATAGGGTTAGTTTCAATTTATACCCTGGTGAAACTTTAGTTTTATTAGGTGAGTCGGGTTGTGGTAAATCATTAACCTCCCTTGCTATGATGCGTTTGTTGCCTCGAACAGGGGTTTATGGCGTTGATAGTCAATTGTATGTTAATGGAGTTGATATTTTAAATTTACCCGAACGCATGATGAGGCAGTTACGGGGGCGGCGGCTGGCAATGATATTTCAGGAGCCAATGACCTCTTTAAACCCTGTAATGACCATAGGAGAGCAAATCTCTGAAATTCTCATCAGGCATCATGATTTTACTCGTACTGAATTAAAAGAAGCACTTTTAAGCTTACTCAATGAAGTGGAAATGCCTCAACCACATATAAAAATCCATCAATATCCTCATCAACTTTCAGGAGGTCAAAAACAACGAGTAGTGATTGCTATGGCATTAGCATGCAAACCGGATGTGTTGATTGCTGATGAGCCAACTACCGCTTTGGATGTAACAATTCAAGCACAAATTTTAGCTTTATTAAAAAAGATTCAGCAAAGCCATAAAATGAGTTTATTGCTGATTACTCACGATTTAGGGGTAGCTCGAGAAATGGCGGACCGAGTGTGTGTTATGTATGCTGGGCAAGTAGTAGAGCAAGCATCAGCACAGGATTTTTTTTCTCAGGTTGGTCATCCTTACGTACAACAATTACTCGCTTCACTTCCTTCTTTTGCTAAACGAGAAGAAAAATTATCAGTGATCACTGGCTCTGTACCTGTTTTAGATGCTTTGCCTTCAGGCTGCCGTTTTCATACACGATGCATTTACGTATTTGAGCGATGTAAACAAGAGGAACCGCAATTACAAGTAATCAATAATCGTTTGCTACGTTGTCATTTATATCCTGATTTAAATCAGTTACCGCCATTGGAAAAAAATAAGCTGGTTTGGAATGTAACCAATGAACAGACGGAAACTATATTAAACGTTAAGGATTTATCAGTTCATTTTGAGCAAAAAAAGGGGATTTTTAGTCGCCATAAAGTTATTTTTAAGGCAGTTGATGGTTTGTCTTTTCATTTACAAAAAGGTAAAACTTTAGCTTTAGTAGGAGAGTCGGGCTGCGGAAAAACAAGTACAAGCCGAGCCTTGTTACGTTTATTACCGGTGGCTGGAGGAGAAATCAGATACAAAGAGCAAAATATTCTTTCTCTTAAAGGTCGAGCATTGAGGCGATATAGAAAACAAGTACAAATTATTTTTCAAGATCCCTTTTCCTCTATGAATCCTCGAATGACTGTTAGCGAAATTATTGCTGAAGGCATGTATGCCCAAGGAGTGAAACATTCACTAATCAACACAAAGTTAAAGAAACTGATTAATCAAGTTAATTTACCCAGCACTAGTTTAGAGCGCTACCCCCATCAGTTTTCAGGCGGCCAACGACAGCGGATTTGTATTGCTAGAGCCTTAGCAACAGAGCCGGATATTTTAATTTGCGATGAGCCAACAAGTGCTTTAGATGTTTCTGTACAGGCACAAATTCTTAATTTATTAAAAGAATTACAACAAGAAACGGGAATTTCTTATCTTTTTATTACTCATAATATGGGGGTTGTATCTTATATTGCTGATGACGTATTGGTGATGAAAGATGGGGTAGCAGTAGAATTTGGGAGCTGTCATCGTATCCTTAAACATCCCGAACATCCATACACTCGCCAATTATTAAGTGCAGTATTAGATCTTAGCTAA
- the pmtA gene encoding phospholipid N-methyltransferase PmtA, whose protein sequence is MSLSSVRKVYDAYAWFYDFVFGRVFNEGRHVTVDIVNKNAVANANVLELGVGTGLSLPLYRSDLNITGVDISEKMLKKAEERVLTDKVKTNINLKIMDAASLEFPDNSFDFVVAMYVASVVPDIDAFLHEVARVSKPSSDIVFVNHFSSEKPLARFLEKKFAHINNIIGFNSDFSMHHILDYDQFNLLNSQKVNLFNYWTILHCKKQQH, encoded by the coding sequence ATGTCTCTTTCATCAGTAAGGAAAGTTTATGATGCTTATGCTTGGTTTTATGATTTTGTTTTTGGCCGAGTATTTAATGAGGGGCGTCATGTTACTGTCGATATAGTAAATAAGAATGCGGTTGCCAATGCAAATGTTCTAGAGCTTGGAGTGGGTACTGGTTTGTCTTTACCTTTATATAGATCTGATTTGAATATTACTGGTGTTGATATTTCAGAAAAGATGCTAAAGAAAGCTGAAGAGAGAGTTCTTACTGATAAAGTAAAAACTAATATTAATTTAAAAATTATGGACGCGGCTAGTTTAGAATTTCCAGATAATAGTTTTGATTTTGTAGTGGCCATGTATGTTGCATCTGTTGTCCCTGATATCGATGCATTTCTGCATGAAGTTGCCCGCGTATCTAAACCATCGAGTGATATTGTGTTTGTAAATCATTTTTCCTCGGAGAAACCTCTCGCTCGCTTTCTAGAGAAAAAATTTGCTCATATCAATAATATAATAGGATTTAACTCTGATTTTTCTATGCATCACATTTTAGATTATGATCAATTTAATTTATTAAATTCCCAAAAAGTTAATTTATTTAATTATTGGACTATTCTGCATTGTAAAAAACAACAGCACTGA
- a CDS encoding proline--tRNA ligase: MRASQWFLSTLKETPNDAEITSHQLMLRAGMIRKLGSGLYTWMPLGLKVLRKVEHIVREEMNRANAMEVLMPAIQPAELWQETGRWDTFGGQLLTMKDSNEREYCFGPTHEEVITDLMRNELQSYKQLPVNFYQIQTKFRDEIRPRFGVMRAREFIMKDAYSFHLTLESLQKTYQNMYHAYCRIFDRMGLKYRAVEADTGAIGGSASHEFQVLADSGEDLIFYSDASDYAANIEQATSLKPQKASQPITNTMSLVDTPAQKTIAEVANFLNIEAKQTIKTLIVKGREHPMVALVLRGDDELNEVKAIKNHLVATPLVFIDEETILKTLKTPIGSIGPVQLDIPVIVDHNALAMDSFVCGANQADKHYINAAWDRDTRYHEAYDLRNVKEGDISPDGKGTLHSCRGIEVGHVFQLGDKYAKAMNAAVINEQGQLQTMMMGCYGLGITRVVAAAIEQHHDAQGIIWPLAIAPFQLVIIPINGHKSQAVREHADALYQQFSDLGIDVLLDDRNERPGILFADNDLIGIPHRLVVSDRNLEQGCVEYKSRISSESQQINRDIVVDFIANLINVTSI, from the coding sequence ATGCGTGCGTCTCAATGGTTCTTATCAACCCTGAAAGAAACTCCTAATGATGCGGAAATAACATCGCATCAGCTGATGTTAAGAGCAGGTATGATCCGTAAACTGGGTTCAGGTCTTTACACCTGGATGCCATTAGGCCTTAAAGTATTACGTAAAGTAGAGCATATAGTTCGTGAAGAAATGAACAGGGCTAATGCCATGGAAGTATTAATGCCTGCGATACAACCCGCTGAATTATGGCAAGAAACTGGGCGTTGGGATACTTTTGGTGGGCAATTGTTGACTATGAAGGACAGCAATGAAAGAGAATATTGTTTTGGCCCAACCCATGAAGAAGTGATCACTGATTTGATGCGCAACGAATTGCAGTCTTACAAGCAGTTGCCTGTTAACTTTTATCAAATACAAACCAAGTTTCGCGATGAAATAAGACCACGGTTTGGCGTAATGCGTGCGCGAGAATTTATCATGAAAGATGCCTATTCATTTCATTTAACTCTCGAAAGCTTGCAAAAAACGTATCAAAATATGTACCACGCTTATTGTCGTATATTTGATCGGATGGGGCTTAAGTACAGGGCAGTAGAAGCAGATACCGGTGCTATCGGCGGTTCCGCTTCTCATGAATTTCAGGTATTAGCTGACTCAGGTGAAGATCTAATTTTTTATAGTGATGCCAGTGATTATGCAGCTAATATTGAACAGGCAACTAGTTTAAAACCGCAGAAAGCAAGCCAACCAATTACTAACACCATGAGCTTGGTTGATACTCCAGCGCAAAAAACTATCGCGGAAGTCGCTAATTTCTTGAATATCGAAGCGAAACAAACGATTAAAACATTAATCGTTAAAGGTAGAGAACATCCGATGGTCGCTTTGGTATTAAGAGGCGATGATGAACTTAACGAAGTCAAAGCAATAAAAAATCATTTGGTTGCTACCCCACTCGTTTTTATAGATGAAGAAACCATATTAAAAACGTTAAAAACACCAATAGGCTCTATAGGCCCAGTTCAATTAGACATACCTGTCATTGTAGATCACAATGCTTTAGCAATGGATTCATTTGTTTGTGGAGCCAATCAAGCTGATAAACACTATATCAATGCTGCATGGGACAGAGATACTCGTTATCATGAAGCCTATGACTTACGTAATGTTAAAGAAGGAGATATAAGTCCTGATGGTAAAGGAACATTGCACTCTTGTCGTGGCATAGAAGTGGGCCATGTTTTTCAGTTAGGCGATAAATATGCAAAAGCAATGAATGCTGCGGTCATTAATGAGCAAGGCCAATTGCAAACCATGATGATGGGTTGTTATGGTTTAGGTATAACTCGTGTAGTTGCTGCAGCAATTGAGCAACATCATGATGCACAAGGTATTATCTGGCCTTTAGCTATAGCCCCTTTCCAATTGGTTATCATCCCTATTAATGGACATAAATCCCAAGCCGTTAGGGAACATGCTGATGCCCTGTATCAACAGTTTTCTGACTTGGGAATTGATGTATTGCTTGATGACCGTAATGAAAGACCAGGAATTTTATTTGCTGATAATGATTTAATTGGTATACCTCACCGTTTGGTTGTTAGCGATAGAAATCTGGAGCAAGGTTGCGTGGAATATAAGTCCAGAATATCCAGTGAGTCTCAACAAATCAATAGGGATATTGTGGTTGATTTCATTGCCAATCTGATTAATGTGACCTCTATATAA
- a CDS encoding LysR family transcriptional regulator produces MNTLGLIQTFCKVVQCASFTGAAKSLEISSAAVSKQIGLLEAELGVALLYRTTRQVTLTEIGSIYYHEVQHVLLALDKADGVIAAAKDEPSGLLRVKSSRYFAEHFIIPRLSAYMRTYPRVTLDLLIAEQIPHLLEEDLDVVYGMSAQVASNSIQKKITTTRYVFCASPSYITAHGQPEHPAELQEHRYITHTMREPNDCWVFSSGEIIYLKPILYLNDAQAMLESAINGLGVVALHHYQVANALSQGQLVEILVQYRMPQIPVFLYYHPGRYMQPKIKTWVQFMSHDLPGEL; encoded by the coding sequence ATGAATACTTTAGGACTTATCCAAACTTTTTGTAAGGTAGTGCAGTGTGCCAGTTTTACTGGTGCAGCCAAATCATTAGAAATTTCTTCTGCGGCTGTTAGTAAACAAATAGGGCTATTAGAGGCCGAGCTTGGGGTGGCGTTGTTATATCGCACGACGCGTCAAGTCACTTTGACTGAAATAGGGAGCATTTACTACCATGAAGTTCAACATGTGTTACTTGCCTTAGATAAGGCCGATGGAGTTATTGCTGCGGCAAAAGACGAACCCTCTGGTTTATTACGTGTGAAAAGTTCGCGTTATTTCGCTGAGCATTTCATTATTCCTCGCTTATCAGCATATATGAGAACCTACCCGCGAGTAACTCTAGATTTGCTTATTGCAGAGCAAATACCTCATCTTTTAGAAGAAGACTTAGATGTGGTTTATGGTATGTCCGCGCAGGTTGCCTCTAATTCAATTCAAAAAAAAATCACGACGACACGTTATGTATTTTGTGCCTCTCCTTCCTACATAACTGCTCATGGTCAACCAGAGCATCCTGCTGAATTACAAGAACACCGTTATATTACTCATACCATGAGAGAGCCCAATGATTGTTGGGTTTTTTCTTCAGGTGAAATCATTTATTTAAAGCCAATACTCTATTTAAATGATGCTCAGGCCATGCTGGAATCTGCTATAAACGGTTTAGGAGTAGTCGCATTGCATCATTATCAAGTAGCCAATGCATTGTCTCAGGGACAATTAGTAGAAATTTTAGTTCAATACCGTATGCCCCAGATTCCTGTATTTTTGTACTATCATCCAGGGCGCTATATGCAACCTAAAATAAAAACTTGGGTGCAGTTTATGAGTCATGATTTGCCTGGAGAATTATGA